From Candidatus Vondammii sp. HM_W22, one genomic window encodes:
- a CDS encoding IS3 family transposase translates to MALFAIERGLSQRRASWLCTTPRSGLHCSSKRERRDRHLSAALRVVVREDPSWGYRLAGAYLRLRGWQVNNKRVYRLWRLNGLCLPPYRPRRKIRTGVKLEGLALRRNDVWAWDFVHDRYHDAEPLRCLTVKDEATGYCLAIKTGRYLQSQHVKAVLRELIIRYGIPRAIRSDNGAELLALVLREELEKHDIKLANIEPGKPWQNGSNESFNGIFRKECLNAEIFGSLTEARVVIEQWRCRYNERRPPQFTTLCHARDGVFWIT, encoded by the coding sequence ATGGCATTGTTTGCTATTGAACGGGGCCTTAGCCAAAGGCGAGCAAGCTGGCTTTGTACGACACCGCGATCGGGGCTTCACTGTAGTTCAAAACGAGAACGTCGTGACCGGCATCTGTCGGCCGCGTTGCGTGTAGTGGTGCGGGAGGATCCCAGTTGGGGCTATCGTTTAGCAGGCGCCTATCTGCGGCTCAGAGGTTGGCAGGTAAACAACAAACGCGTATATCGACTCTGGCGGCTTAATGGCCTGTGTTTGCCGCCTTATCGCCCTCGACGGAAGATTCGCACTGGGGTAAAACTGGAGGGATTGGCGCTACGACGGAATGATGTGTGGGCATGGGATTTCGTACATGACCGCTATCATGACGCAGAGCCTCTGCGGTGCTTGACGGTCAAGGACGAAGCAACCGGTTATTGTCTGGCAATCAAAACTGGTCGATACCTACAGAGTCAACACGTGAAAGCGGTGCTACGTGAATTAATCATTCGCTACGGAATTCCCCGAGCCATTCGCAGCGACAACGGAGCTGAGCTGTTGGCCCTCGTACTGCGCGAGGAACTGGAAAAGCATGATATTAAGCTAGCCAATATTGAACCGGGAAAACCCTGGCAAAATGGCAGCAATGAAAGCTTCAACGGCATTTTCCGCAAGGAGTGTTTAAATGCAGAGATATTTGGTAGCCTGACCGAAGCCAGAGTTGTTATTGAACAGTGGCGTTGCCGATATAATGAGCGGCGACCCCCACAGTTCACAACACTATGTCACGCCAGAGATGGCGTATTTTGGATTACGTGA
- the glnL gene encoding nitrogen regulation protein NR(II) yields MLMINDNKSSVYSQRVLENLNSAVLLFNPDLQLSYMNPAAEMLFQVSARHMVGKEASDLICCPMGKSQSHLSHAIESGHPFTERELSLVLPDNRHVTVDCTVTPLTDRDSDAGLLVEIQKIDRQLRISKEEYLLAQNKAARELVRGLAHEIKNPLGGLRGSAQLLERELEDPSLHEYTQIIIDEADRLQALLNRMLGPNKLSKPKRVDIHLLLERVRSLVLAESDQNLHIDRDYDPSIPELLVDSDMIIQVLLNIVRNAALALGDNDHGRIILKSRILRQFTIGNQRHRLVARIGIQDSGPGIPEDIREKIFYPMVTASEGGMGLGLSIAQSLINQHGGLVECSSEPGKTLFTVLLPVENPNANK; encoded by the coding sequence ATGCTTATGATCAATGACAATAAATCCTCCGTCTACAGTCAGCGGGTACTGGAGAACCTGAACAGTGCTGTGTTGCTATTCAATCCTGATCTTCAGCTGAGTTATATGAATCCTGCCGCTGAGATGCTGTTTCAGGTCAGTGCCCGCCATATGGTGGGAAAGGAGGCCAGTGACTTGATTTGCTGTCCAATGGGAAAGTCACAATCCCATCTTAGTCATGCAATTGAATCAGGCCACCCCTTTACCGAGCGCGAGTTGAGTCTTGTTTTGCCTGATAACAGGCATGTGACCGTGGATTGCACGGTTACACCTCTTACCGACAGGGATAGTGATGCGGGTCTGCTGGTGGAGATTCAAAAGATTGACCGGCAACTGCGCATCAGCAAGGAAGAGTACCTGCTGGCGCAAAATAAGGCAGCCAGGGAGTTGGTGCGGGGGTTGGCCCATGAAATCAAGAATCCACTTGGCGGTCTGCGGGGCTCTGCCCAGTTGCTGGAAAGGGAGCTTGAGGACCCGTCACTGCATGAATACACACAAATTATTATTGATGAAGCTGATCGGCTCCAGGCGCTGCTGAACAGGATGTTGGGGCCTAATAAATTGTCCAAGCCAAAGCGAGTCGATATTCATCTCCTGCTGGAGCGGGTGCGCAGTCTGGTGCTTGCCGAGTCAGATCAGAATCTGCACATTGATCGCGATTACGATCCCAGTATCCCGGAACTGCTGGTCGATAGTGACATGATCATTCAGGTGTTGCTCAATATTGTTCGCAATGCAGCGCTGGCCTTGGGTGACAATGATCATGGCAGGATCATCCTGAAGTCTCGGATTCTGCGTCAGTTCACCATCGGCAATCAACGGCATCGCCTAGTTGCCCGGATCGGCATCCAGGATAGTGGTCCGGGAATTCCGGAAGATATCCGCGAGAAAATCTTTTATCCAATGGTGACAGCCAGTGAAGGTGGTATGGGTCTTGGGCTCTCAATTGCCCAATCACTGATCAATCAGCACGGTGGTCTGGTGGAATGCAGCAGCGAGCCTGGAAAGACCCTTTTTACTGTTTTACTCCCGGTGGAGAATCCAAATGCCAACAAATAA
- a CDS encoding sulfurtransferase TusA family protein — protein MCDKVLLDARRLLCPMPVIRVQDCVKTLSPGTLLEAVCTDPGALNDIPAWCRINGHQLVETRAKGDEYFVVIEVCEETQ, from the coding sequence ATGTGCGACAAGGTACTGCTCGATGCTCGAAGATTGCTCTGTCCAATGCCGGTGATTCGGGTGCAGGATTGTGTAAAGACGTTATCACCTGGCACTTTGCTGGAAGCGGTCTGCACCGATCCCGGGGCACTTAATGATATTCCTGCCTGGTGTCGTATCAATGGCCATCAGCTGGTTGAGACCCGCGCCAAGGGCGATGAGTATTTTGTTGTGATTGAAGTGTGCGAGGAAACACAGTAA
- a CDS encoding PAAR domain-containing protein, with product MYGVARKSVDSAGGAQLNGGQGFVTIDGARVVLLGDPVQGHGEGGHAGPVMAEGSSFVRINVVPVCREGHLASCGHATTGSDYVRLSD from the coding sequence ATGTACGGAGTGGCACGCAAATCAGTTGACAGCGCCGGGGGTGCCCAGCTCAACGGCGGGCAGGGTTTCGTCACCATCGATGGCGCTCGGGTGGTGCTGCTGGGTGACCCGGTTCAGGGCCACGGAGAGGGCGGGCACGCAGGTCCGGTGATGGCAGAGGGTAGCAGCTTCGTCCGGATCAACGTGGTGCCGGTCTGCCGGGAAGGCCACCTGGCCAGTTGTGGTCACGCCACCACCGGTAGCGATTACGTGAGGTTGAGCGACTGA
- a CDS encoding transposase, which yields MGNIESCCFGSSNGSAEGLKSRIKMIKARSRGFRNKKRFANAIYFHLWRAEFLS from the coding sequence GTGGGGAATATTGAAAGCTGCTGTTTTGGAAGTAGTAATGGTTCGGCAGAAGGTCTCAAAAGCCGAATCAAGATGATCAAGGCGCGTAGCAGAGGCTTCCGCAACAAGAAGCGGTTTGCCAATGCAATCTATTTCCACCTTTGGAGGGCTGAATTTTTATCCTGA
- a CDS encoding phage GP46 family protein: MDLAITYNDRELTFAPAVQNVESGLRSAVLVSLFTDRRAAEDDPLPSSALGLRGWWADAWPEMEGDLVGSRLWLLSREKQTAAVLHRAQEYSEEALAWLIEDNVATAVAVSAEWMRTGVLRLQVAITLADQTRFKDVFNYQLQAA, translated from the coding sequence ATGGATCTGGCAATTACCTACAACGACCGTGAGCTGACCTTCGCGCCAGCGGTGCAGAATGTCGAGTCCGGACTGCGCTCTGCGGTGCTGGTGTCGCTGTTCACCGATCGGCGGGCTGCCGAAGATGACCCGCTGCCATCGAGTGCGCTGGGTCTGCGCGGCTGGTGGGCGGATGCGTGGCCCGAGATGGAGGGCGACCTGGTCGGCTCACGCCTCTGGCTGCTGAGCCGCGAGAAACAGACCGCCGCCGTGCTGCACCGGGCGCAGGAGTATTCTGAGGAGGCGCTGGCCTGGCTGATCGAGGACAATGTGGCCACGGCAGTGGCGGTCAGTGCGGAGTGGATGCGGACCGGGGTACTGAGGCTGCAGGTGGCTATCACCCTGGCCGATCAAACCCGATTCAAAGACGTTTTCAACTATCAATTACAGGCTGCATAA
- a CDS encoding transposase, with product MEVPAGSGGCHGQVRSGLEPIKKVAGTIKDHLWGILKAAVLEVVMVRQKVSKAESR from the coding sequence ATGGAAGTTCCTGCTGGGAGCGGTGGTTGTCATGGGCAAGTGCGCAGTGGCCTGGAGCCAATCAAGAAAGTGGCGGGAACAATCAAGGATCACCTGTGGGGAATATTGAAAGCTGCTGTTTTGGAAGTAGTAATGGTTCGGCAGAAGGTCTCAAAAGCCGAATCAAGATGA
- a CDS encoding baseplate J/gp47 family protein, with the protein MAFNRPTLQTIVQRIQTDIESRLAGTDPRLRRSVLGVLGVLGRTLAGAAHGLHGHLDWQSRQIIPDTAEAEILDRWASWWGVSRKPAAAATGNVTFTGTDGGTIPAGATLQRADALEYTTSAECIITGGTATVAVTASSAGQNTSAVGGVALSLVSPAAGVQSTTTVATGGLTGGADEETDAALRDRLRARVQNPPHGGNSADYKAWALEVEGVTRVWVFPMWLGIGTVGVFFVRDDDAGFIPDAGEVQTVQDYIDARRPVTADLIVVAPIESAVDITIRINPNTTAVQMAIEAELTDLFRREASVDDGAGSGTILISHIREAISRADGEFDHVLADVTFSAGKIGTLGNITWPSL; encoded by the coding sequence ATGGCATTTAACAGGCCCACATTACAAACCATTGTCCAGCGCATCCAGACGGACATCGAGAGCCGTCTGGCGGGGACCGACCCGCGTCTGCGCCGGTCGGTGCTGGGCGTGCTTGGCGTGCTGGGACGGACATTAGCCGGTGCGGCACACGGCCTGCATGGCCATCTGGATTGGCAGAGCCGGCAGATCATCCCGGACACCGCCGAGGCGGAGATCCTGGACCGCTGGGCCAGCTGGTGGGGTGTCAGCCGCAAGCCCGCCGCAGCGGCCACAGGCAATGTCACCTTCACCGGTACGGATGGCGGTACCATCCCCGCCGGTGCCACCCTGCAGCGTGCTGACGCTCTTGAGTACACCACGAGTGCCGAGTGCATCATCACCGGCGGCACTGCCACGGTGGCGGTAACCGCATCCAGTGCCGGGCAGAATACCAGCGCCGTTGGCGGGGTGGCGCTATCGTTGGTATCCCCGGCTGCCGGGGTTCAGAGCACGACCACGGTAGCCACCGGTGGCCTGACCGGCGGCGCCGACGAGGAGACCGATGCGGCTCTGCGCGATCGCCTGCGCGCACGGGTACAGAACCCGCCCCACGGCGGCAACTCGGCTGATTATAAAGCCTGGGCGCTGGAGGTGGAGGGCGTGACCCGCGTCTGGGTGTTTCCCATGTGGCTGGGGATCGGCACGGTGGGTGTATTTTTCGTGCGGGATGATGATGCCGGTTTTATTCCCGACGCAGGGGAGGTACAGACGGTGCAGGATTACATCGATGCGCGGCGGCCGGTGACGGCGGACCTGATAGTCGTCGCCCCGATCGAGTCGGCGGTGGATATAACCATCCGGATCAACCCGAATACGACCGCCGTTCAAATGGCTATCGAAGCGGAGCTGACCGATCTGTTCCGGCGCGAGGCATCGGTGGATGATGGTGCCGGCTCGGGCACTATCCTGATCTCCCACATCCGCGAGGCCATCAGCCGTGCCGATGGCGAGTTTGACCATGTCCTGGCTGATGTTACGTTCTCGGCCGGTAAGATCGGCACCCTCGGCAACATCACCTGGCCGTCGCTGTGA
- the glnA gene encoding glutamate--ammonia ligase, with the protein MASKVLEMIKEKEVKFIDFRFTDSRGKEQHVTMPASIIDEEIFTDGKMFDGSSIAGWKGINESDMILMPDPDTAVIDPFTDEITVNITCDILEPTTMEGYERDPRSVAKRAEAYLQSTGIGDTAYFGPEPEFFILDDVRWGADMSGAFYKVDSEEAEWNSERVYDDGNIGHRPGLKGGYFPVPPVDSLNDIRGAMCLALEEVGVPVEVHHHEVATAGQCEIGTVFDTLVKRADMNQRMKYVIQNVGHAYGKTVTFMPKPLVGDNGSGMHVHQSIAKNGENIFAGNQYGGLSEDALFYIGGIIKHARALNAFTNSSTNSYKRLVPGFEAPVMLAYSARNRSASIRIPWVSSPKGRRIEVRFPDATANPYLCFAAMLMAGLDGIQNKIHPGEAMDKDLYDLPAEEAANIPTVCHSLDQALECLDADREFLTAGGVFTDDLIDSFIELKMEEVTRLRMTTHPVEFDMYYSL; encoded by the coding sequence ATGGCCTCAAAAGTCTTGGAGATGATTAAAGAAAAGGAGGTGAAGTTTATTGACTTTCGCTTCACCGACAGCCGTGGTAAAGAGCAGCATGTAACCATGCCTGCCTCTATCATCGACGAAGAGATATTTACCGATGGTAAAATGTTCGATGGTTCTTCCATTGCAGGCTGGAAGGGGATCAACGAGTCCGACATGATTTTGATGCCGGATCCGGATACAGCCGTGATCGATCCGTTCACTGATGAAATAACTGTAAATATTACCTGCGACATCCTGGAGCCTACCACCATGGAGGGTTATGAGCGCGATCCACGCTCTGTTGCCAAGCGTGCAGAGGCTTATCTGCAGTCCACCGGCATTGGTGATACTGCTTACTTTGGCCCCGAGCCAGAGTTTTTTATTCTCGACGACGTACGTTGGGGCGCCGATATGAGCGGTGCCTTCTACAAGGTTGACTCTGAAGAGGCTGAATGGAACTCAGAGCGGGTCTATGACGATGGCAACATCGGTCACCGTCCCGGTCTAAAGGGCGGTTACTTTCCGGTGCCTCCGGTTGACTCTCTGAACGATATCCGTGGCGCCATGTGTCTTGCCCTGGAAGAGGTTGGTGTGCCAGTAGAGGTTCACCACCATGAGGTTGCTACAGCTGGCCAGTGTGAAATCGGCACTGTGTTCGATACCCTGGTAAAGCGTGCTGACATGAACCAGAGGATGAAGTATGTGATTCAGAACGTAGGTCACGCTTACGGCAAGACGGTCACTTTCATGCCGAAACCGCTGGTGGGTGATAACGGCTCTGGTATGCATGTGCATCAGTCTATCGCTAAGAATGGTGAGAACATCTTTGCTGGTAACCAGTATGGCGGTCTCTCGGAAGACGCTCTGTTCTACATCGGCGGTATTATCAAACACGCCCGTGCATTGAATGCCTTTACCAACTCTTCCACGAACTCTTACAAGCGTCTGGTACCGGGTTTCGAAGCACCGGTGATGCTGGCTTATTCAGCCCGCAACCGTTCTGCTTCCATCCGTATTCCATGGGTCTCCAGCCCTAAGGGTCGCCGTATCGAAGTGCGTTTCCCTGATGCGACAGCCAACCCTTACTTGTGCTTCGCTGCCATGTTGATGGCTGGCCTTGACGGAATCCAGAACAAGATCCACCCCGGCGAGGCGATGGACAAGGACCTTTACGACCTGCCGGCAGAAGAGGCCGCCAACATCCCAACCGTATGCCATAGCCTAGATCAGGCCCTGGAATGCCTGGATGCTGACCGTGAATTCCTGACCGCTGGTGGGGTTTTTACCGACGATCTGATCGATAGTTTTATCGAGCTGAAGATGGAAGAGGTCACCCGCCTGCGGATGACGACTCATCCGGTCGAGTTTGATATGTATTATAGCCTGTAA
- a CDS encoding EAL domain-containing protein, whose product MGDIQELGCKFALDNFGVGFSSFIYLKELLVDILKIDGSFIRQLAYSPDDRVFVKALNEVAVGLGKETVAEFIKNEEGLQLLAVIGYRKQKTPVLRRRE is encoded by the coding sequence ATGGGTGATATACAGGAGCTGGGATGCAAATTTGCTCTGGATAATTTTGGTGTTGGTTTCTCCTCCTTTATTTATCTCAAAGAGTTGCTGGTGGATATCCTTAAGATCGATGGCTCATTTATCCGCCAATTAGCCTACAGTCCGGACGACAGGGTTTTCGTCAAGGCACTGAATGAAGTGGCTGTGGGGCTGGGCAAGGAGACTGTTGCAGAGTTCATAAAGAATGAGGAGGGGCTGCAACTACTGGCTGTTATCGGCTACCGGAAGCAGAAAACCCCTGTTTTGCGGCGAAGAGAGTAG
- the ntrC gene encoding nitrogen regulation protein NR(I) codes for MPTNNRVWIIDDDRSIRWVLEKAFQKEGMEVTSFSSADGVMEALSREQPGVVVSDVRMPGMDGLSLLNLINEACPELPVIIMTAHSDLGSAVAAFHGGAFEYLPKPFDVDEAVEQVQRACRKRRSTTQDIKDTPEDNPEIIGEAPAMQEVFRAIGRLARSNITVLINGESGTGKELVAKALHRHSPRSDQPFIALNMAAIPRDLMESELFGHERGAFTGAQARRTGRFEQADGGTLFLDEIGDMTPELQTRLLRVLADGEFYRVGGHEPVKVGVRIIAATHQNLEFLVEEGRFREDLFHRLNVIRIHIPSLHQRKEDIALLMRHFLLLAALDLEVEAKTLLPESLEMLKQCEWPGNVRQLENTARWLTVMASSQEIHVEDLPVELRQGENSSEQGNDWRACLRNWAKERLQTGQQGLLDEATPVFETIMIETALEQTSGRKQEAAKLLGWGRNTLTRKIKELGLEAVSSH; via the coding sequence ATGCCAACAAATAACCGAGTCTGGATCATAGATGATGACCGCTCTATCCGCTGGGTGCTGGAAAAAGCGTTTCAAAAAGAGGGGATGGAGGTGACCAGTTTCTCCAGTGCCGATGGTGTCATGGAGGCGCTTTCAAGGGAGCAGCCTGGTGTGGTGGTCTCTGATGTACGTATGCCTGGTATGGATGGGCTCTCGCTGTTAAATCTGATTAATGAAGCATGCCCGGAGCTGCCGGTCATTATAATGACGGCCCATTCCGACCTGGGCAGCGCTGTGGCGGCTTTTCATGGCGGTGCTTTTGAATATCTGCCAAAACCCTTCGATGTGGATGAGGCGGTGGAGCAGGTGCAGCGTGCCTGCCGCAAGAGACGGAGCACCACACAAGATATAAAGGATACGCCGGAAGACAACCCGGAGATCATTGGTGAGGCACCGGCAATGCAAGAGGTGTTTCGTGCTATAGGCCGGCTTGCTCGTTCCAACATTACGGTGCTGATTAATGGTGAATCGGGTACCGGTAAAGAGTTGGTGGCCAAGGCCCTGCATCGCCATAGCCCACGCTCAGATCAGCCGTTTATTGCACTCAACATGGCGGCGATACCAAGAGATCTTATGGAGTCCGAGTTGTTTGGGCATGAGCGTGGCGCTTTCACGGGTGCCCAGGCGCGGCGCACCGGACGCTTTGAGCAGGCCGATGGCGGTACTCTGTTTCTTGATGAGATAGGCGATATGACGCCTGAGCTGCAGACCAGACTGTTGCGAGTGCTGGCCGATGGCGAGTTTTACCGGGTTGGTGGGCATGAGCCGGTCAAAGTCGGTGTTCGAATCATTGCTGCTACCCATCAGAATCTTGAATTTTTGGTAGAGGAGGGGCGGTTTCGTGAAGATCTGTTCCACCGGCTCAATGTCATTCGGATACATATCCCATCCCTGCATCAGCGGAAAGAGGATATTGCGCTGCTGATGCGCCATTTTCTTTTGTTGGCGGCATTGGATCTGGAAGTGGAGGCGAAAACTTTACTACCCGAGTCCCTTGAAATGCTGAAGCAGTGTGAGTGGCCTGGTAATGTGCGGCAGTTGGAGAACACAGCCCGCTGGCTCACGGTAATGGCCTCCAGCCAGGAGATTCATGTTGAGGATCTTCCTGTGGAGTTGCGCCAGGGTGAAAACTCTTCTGAGCAGGGCAATGACTGGAGAGCTTGTCTGCGTAACTGGGCAAAAGAGCGGTTGCAGACGGGGCAGCAGGGATTGCTGGATGAGGCCACCCCGGTGTTCGAAACGATTATGATCGAGACGGCACTGGAGCAGACCAGTGGCAGAAAGCAGGAGGCCGCGAAGCTGCTCGGTTGGGGGCGAAATACGCTGACACGGAAGATAAAAGAGTTGGGCTTGGAAGCGGTAAGTTCTCACTAG
- a CDS encoding cation diffusion facilitator family transporter, whose protein sequence is MTMPVDSSQRCTKVIQQVTLVGALVNLLLAMSKVIIGLAAQSQSLVADGIHSFSDLFSDALVYFAAVHASHGPDSDHPYGHGRFETAATLGLGLLLILVAVGISWDAVDRLFSPEELLQPGTLALYAASFSILANETLYHYTARAARRIKSNMLQANAWHHRSDAISSIVVLVGVAGTMAGLPYLDAIAAVGVGLMIAGIGWNLGWPAFQELMDEGLDEEKLKHIREIIHSIGGVRAIHMLRTRKMGGKASLDVHVLVESRISVSEGHMISQMVTDRLLEDIEEISDVTVHIDPEDDEVAVPCKGLPLRVEAEALLQQCWGDIPNASERQRLVFHYLAGSVDVDVYFSSDFLSDDAGAQALHSALQEAAGGVPEFGQVRIFFGAPQNSAISNIVAP, encoded by the coding sequence ATGACAATGCCTGTCGATAGCAGCCAGCGATGCACAAAGGTGATCCAACAGGTCACTCTGGTGGGGGCGCTGGTCAACCTGCTGCTGGCAATGAGTAAGGTCATTATCGGCCTAGCTGCTCAATCCCAGTCACTGGTGGCAGATGGTATCCACTCTTTCTCCGACCTGTTTTCAGATGCACTGGTCTATTTTGCTGCGGTTCACGCCAGTCACGGCCCTGATTCCGATCATCCCTATGGGCATGGTCGATTTGAGACGGCCGCAACCCTGGGCCTTGGGTTACTCCTGATCCTGGTTGCGGTGGGTATCTCCTGGGATGCAGTGGACCGGCTCTTTTCACCAGAGGAGCTGTTGCAACCGGGTACGCTGGCACTCTATGCGGCTAGTTTCTCCATTCTAGCCAATGAAACACTCTACCACTATACCGCAAGGGCTGCACGCCGGATTAAATCCAATATGCTGCAGGCCAATGCCTGGCATCACCGCTCAGATGCCATCTCCTCGATTGTTGTGTTGGTTGGTGTGGCGGGCACCATGGCCGGGCTTCCCTACCTGGATGCTATTGCGGCTGTGGGTGTTGGCCTGATGATCGCAGGCATCGGCTGGAATCTTGGTTGGCCGGCTTTCCAGGAGCTGATGGATGAGGGGTTGGATGAGGAGAAGTTGAAACATATTCGTGAGATCATTCACTCCATCGGTGGGGTTAGGGCGATCCACATGTTACGCACTCGAAAAATGGGTGGAAAGGCGTCGTTGGATGTCCATGTGCTGGTGGAATCCCGGATCAGTGTTTCAGAGGGCCATATGATCAGTCAGATGGTGACCGACCGTCTGCTGGAAGATATCGAAGAGATCTCAGATGTCACCGTTCACATCGATCCAGAAGATGACGAAGTTGCTGTCCCCTGTAAAGGTCTGCCGCTAAGGGTCGAGGCGGAGGCGCTGTTGCAACAGTGCTGGGGCGATATTCCGAATGCCTCGGAGCGGCAGCGCCTAGTGTTCCATTATCTGGCTGGTTCAGTTGATGTGGATGTCTATTTTTCGAGCGATTTTTTATCAGACGACGCGGGTGCGCAGGCGCTTCATTCGGCACTGCAGGAAGCCGCGGGGGGGGTGCCTGAGTTTGGACAGGTGCGGATATTTTTTGGCGCGCCTCAAAATAGTGCGATATCTAATATTGTCGCACCATAA
- a CDS encoding phage baseplate assembly protein, with protein MTGWRHKDGLWSPNTRVRVLDEWMGFNDEWLMIGTVEFVLDARGQRTRLTVMPPEAYDLVPLPAEDGGDW; from the coding sequence GTGACCGGCTGGCGCCACAAGGACGGTCTCTGGTCACCCAACACCCGGGTCCGGGTGCTGGATGAGTGGATGGGCTTCAACGATGAGTGGCTGATGATCGGCACCGTGGAGTTCGTGCTCGATGCACGAGGCCAGCGCACCCGCCTGACCGTGATGCCGCCCGAGGCTTACGATCTGGTGCCGCTGCCGGCCGAGGATGGGGGTGACTGGTGA
- a CDS encoding putative phage tail protein yields the protein MLAALAEEFARVNDRAESLLNEANPRATYELLAEWEAFANLPDACTGSTLTLQERRAVLVQRLTAMGGQSVSYFQSMVKRLGYTVEITEYRPFVCGVSQCGMQALPAQDAFCLAGTPGGSTGYLFPLRRVTGGNRSPLEDQPRRRP from the coding sequence TTGCTGGCCGCCCTGGCCGAGGAGTTCGCCCGTGTGAATGACCGCGCCGAGTCGCTACTTAACGAGGCCAATCCGCGTGCCACCTATGAATTGCTGGCCGAGTGGGAGGCGTTCGCCAACCTGCCGGATGCCTGCACCGGCAGTACCCTGACACTCCAGGAACGCCGGGCCGTGCTGGTGCAACGTCTGACCGCCATGGGTGGGCAGTCGGTGAGCTATTTCCAGTCGATGGTTAAACGTCTGGGCTACACCGTCGAAATCACCGAGTACAGGCCGTTTGTCTGCGGCGTCAGCCAATGCGGTATGCAAGCGCTACCCGCCCAAGATGCGTTTTGTCTGGCGGGTACGCCTGGCGGATCCACGGGTTACCTATTTCCGCTGCGGCGAGTCACAGGTGGAAACAGATCCCCTCTTGAAGATCAACCGCGCAGAAGACCTTGA
- a CDS encoding tRNA (5-methylaminomethyl-2-thiouridylate)-methyltransferase, with amino-acid sequence MTEQRKAVALISGGLDSLLAAKVIQEQGIRVEGINFFTGFCVEGHTHAIRKKDRAKPKRNNALWVAEQLGIKLHIVDIVEEYKDVVFNPKHGYGANLNPCLDCKIFMVKKAHEWITEHGFDFIITGEVIGQRPMSQRKDTMPVISRESGATDLLLRPLCARNLPATKPEIAGWVKREELYDFNGRSRKPQMALAEQFHLDDYAQPAGGCCFLTDASYSVKLTDLWQARGHKEYEMDDIMLLKVGRHLRPGPDFKVIIAREEGESNFLRGYRKQFIHLETISHAGPLSLIDGEVDDEDLELAARLVARFSQGKNIAQVEVKIVDLTGNKRTLTVTPLKPDEIPVAWYI; translated from the coding sequence ATGACTGAACAGCGTAAGGCCGTTGCCTTGATCTCTGGTGGCCTCGATTCCCTGTTGGCTGCCAAGGTGATTCAGGAGCAGGGCATCCGTGTCGAGGGCATTAATTTCTTTACCGGATTCTGTGTCGAGGGTCATACTCACGCCATCCGTAAAAAAGACCGTGCCAAACCCAAACGCAACAATGCACTGTGGGTAGCCGAACAGCTGGGCATCAAACTTCACATTGTCGATATTGTGGAGGAGTACAAGGATGTGGTGTTTAACCCAAAGCATGGCTATGGCGCAAATCTGAACCCCTGTCTCGATTGCAAGATATTTATGGTGAAAAAGGCCCATGAATGGATCACCGAACATGGGTTTGATTTCATCATAACCGGAGAGGTCATAGGGCAGCGTCCCATGTCTCAGCGCAAGGACACCATGCCGGTCATCTCCCGGGAGTCCGGTGCCACGGATCTGCTATTGCGTCCCCTGTGTGCCAGGAATCTTCCTGCCACAAAGCCCGAGATTGCGGGCTGGGTAAAGCGTGAAGAGCTATACGATTTCAACGGGCGTAGCCGAAAACCCCAGATGGCTTTGGCAGAGCAGTTTCATTTGGATGATTATGCCCAGCCGGCAGGTGGCTGCTGTTTCCTCACCGATGCCAGCTACTCGGTGAAACTGACAGACCTGTGGCAGGCTCGTGGCCACAAAGAGTACGAGATGGATGACATCATGTTGCTCAAGGTGGGGCGGCATCTACGGCCAGGGCCGGATTTCAAAGTGATCATTGCCCGGGAGGAGGGAGAGAGTAATTTTCTCAGGGGATACCGCAAGCAGTTTATTCATCTTGAGACCATTAGTCATGCAGGCCCTCTGTCCCTGATCGATGGTGAAGTGGATGATGAAGATCTGGAACTGGCTGCACGGCTAGTGGCCCGTTTCAGTCAGGGTAAGAACATAGCGCAGGTTGAGGTCAAGATCGTTGATTTGACCGGTAATAAACGGACCCTGACGGTCACGCCTTTGAAGCCGGATGAAATCCCTGTGGCGTGGTATATCTGA